A genomic segment from Nicotiana sylvestris chromosome 1, ASM39365v2, whole genome shotgun sequence encodes:
- the LOC104248986 gene encoding peroxidase 43-like isoform X2, with protein sequence MVLVFFIVIFSYLAGISQGQLRVGFYESTCPNVEPVVSAVVREVAASNQNIAPVLLRLHFHDCFVQGCDGSILIDNGENAERHAFGHQGVGGFEVIERAKAQVEAMCPGVVSCADIVALAARDAVVLANGPSYEVETGRRDGVISNLSLAENMPDVSDSIQILKAKFSDKGLSEKDLVVLTAHTIGTTACFFMTKRLYNFFPGGGSDPSINPSLLPELMATCPQNGNVNVRLPIDEGSSDAFDNQILQNIRSGFAVLRSDASLYEDVVTRSVVDSYFGMFSPFLGISFEADFANAMVKMGRIDVLTGFQGTIRRVCSAF encoded by the exons ATGGTACTTGTATTTTTCATTGTAATTTTTAGCTATCTAGCAGGGATCTCACAAGGCCAACTAAGAGTTGGTTTTTATGAAAGCACATGTCCTAATGTTGAGCCCGTTGTTAGTGCTGTTGTCCGTGAAGTTGCTGCCTCCAACCAAAATATTGCTCCTGTCTTGCTTAGGCTTCATTTCCATGATTGTTTTGTTCAG GGGTGTGATGGAtcaatattgatagataatggaGAAAATGCAGAGAGGCATGCATTTGGACATCAAGGGGTAGGAGGTTTTGAAGTGATAGAAAGAGCCAAAGCACAAGTAGAAGCAATGTGTCCTGGTGTTGTGTCTTGTGCTGATATTGTTGCTTTGGCTGCTAGGGATGCTGTTGTTTtg GCAAATGGACCTTCATATGAGGTGGAAACAGGAAGAAGAGATGGAGTGATATCAAATTTATCATTAGCAGAAAATATGCCGGACGTCAGCGATTCCATTCAGATATTAAAAGCTAAGTTCTCGGATAAAGGCCTTTCTGAGAAAGACCTTGTTGTGCTCA CTGCACATACAATTGGTACTACAGCATGTTTCTTCATGACCAAAAGGCTTTACAATTTCTTCCCTGGAGGAGGTTCTGATCCATCAATAAATCCCAGTCTCCTACCAGAATTAATGGCTACTTGCCCACAGAATGGTAACGTTAATGTCCGATTACCGATAGATGAAGGCAGCAGCGACGCATTTGACAACCAAATTTTGCAGAATATTAGGAGTGGTTTTGCTGTGTTACGATCTGATGCTAGCTTATATGAAGATGTGGTAACAAGGAGTGTTGTGGATTCTTACTTTGGGATGTTTAGCCCATTTTTGGGGATATCATTTGAGGCTGATTTTGCCAATGCAATGGTGAAAATGGGTAGAATTGATGTGCTAACTGGATTTCAAGGAACAATTAGACGTGTATGTTCAGCTTTTTGA
- the LOC104248986 gene encoding peroxidase 43-like isoform X1: MVLVFFIVIFSYLAGISQGQLRVGFYESTCPNVEPVVSAVVREVAASNQNIAPVLLRLHFHDCFVQGCDGSILIDNGENAERHAFGHQGVGGFEVIERAKAQVEAMCPGVVSCADIVALAARDAVVLANGPSYEVETGRRDGVISNLSLAENMPDVSDSIQILKAKFSDKGLSEKDLVVLSAAHTIGTTACFFMTKRLYNFFPGGGSDPSINPSLLPELMATCPQNGNVNVRLPIDEGSSDAFDNQILQNIRSGFAVLRSDASLYEDVVTRSVVDSYFGMFSPFLGISFEADFANAMVKMGRIDVLTGFQGTIRRVCSAF; the protein is encoded by the exons ATGGTACTTGTATTTTTCATTGTAATTTTTAGCTATCTAGCAGGGATCTCACAAGGCCAACTAAGAGTTGGTTTTTATGAAAGCACATGTCCTAATGTTGAGCCCGTTGTTAGTGCTGTTGTCCGTGAAGTTGCTGCCTCCAACCAAAATATTGCTCCTGTCTTGCTTAGGCTTCATTTCCATGATTGTTTTGTTCAG GGGTGTGATGGAtcaatattgatagataatggaGAAAATGCAGAGAGGCATGCATTTGGACATCAAGGGGTAGGAGGTTTTGAAGTGATAGAAAGAGCCAAAGCACAAGTAGAAGCAATGTGTCCTGGTGTTGTGTCTTGTGCTGATATTGTTGCTTTGGCTGCTAGGGATGCTGTTGTTTtg GCAAATGGACCTTCATATGAGGTGGAAACAGGAAGAAGAGATGGAGTGATATCAAATTTATCATTAGCAGAAAATATGCCGGACGTCAGCGATTCCATTCAGATATTAAAAGCTAAGTTCTCGGATAAAGGCCTTTCTGAGAAAGACCTTGTTGTGCTCAGTG CTGCACATACAATTGGTACTACAGCATGTTTCTTCATGACCAAAAGGCTTTACAATTTCTTCCCTGGAGGAGGTTCTGATCCATCAATAAATCCCAGTCTCCTACCAGAATTAATGGCTACTTGCCCACAGAATGGTAACGTTAATGTCCGATTACCGATAGATGAAGGCAGCAGCGACGCATTTGACAACCAAATTTTGCAGAATATTAGGAGTGGTTTTGCTGTGTTACGATCTGATGCTAGCTTATATGAAGATGTGGTAACAAGGAGTGTTGTGGATTCTTACTTTGGGATGTTTAGCCCATTTTTGGGGATATCATTTGAGGCTGATTTTGCCAATGCAATGGTGAAAATGGGTAGAATTGATGTGCTAACTGGATTTCAAGGAACAATTAGACGTGTATGTTCAGCTTTTTGA
- the LOC138873458 gene encoding uncharacterized protein, producing MEHQLEDDNNPLQIPPPAHAEEQFDEVAPRPANRILRDYARPDRFNCESSIRKPPVATNNFEIRTCLIQTIQQSCIFTGDLSEVPHSHLIDFLELVETTKYNGVPPEAIKLRLFPFSLKGEAKTWLRNLPQGSITT from the coding sequence ATGGAGCATCAATTAGAAGATGATAACAATCCACTACAAATTCCACCACCAGCTCATGCAGAGGAGCAGTTTGATGAAGTGGCGCCAAGACCAGCAAATAGAATCCTAAGGGATTATGCTAGACCTGATCGCTTTAATTGTGAATCTAGTATCAGGAAACCTCCAGTAGCAACCAATAACTTTGAAATCAGGACATGCCTGATTCAAACAATTCAACAATCTTGCATTTTCACTGGTGATCTAAGTGAAGTTCCACATAGTCATTTAATTGACTTTTTAGAATTAGTTGAAACCACAAAGTATAATGGAGTACCTCCTGAAGCAATTAAGTTAAggctatttcctttttctttaaaaggAGAGGCCAAAACTTGGTTACGAAATTTGCCGCAAGGGTCTATTACCACATGA